Genomic window (Streptomyces sp. RerS4):
GCCGTAGAGGCGGTCGAGGATGCGGCGCGTCTCCTGGGCGTCGACCATGCGCTGGTTGAGCTCGCGCGGGTTGGCGACGGCGTCGCGGATCGCGTCCTTGGTGATCTCGTGGAAGACCATCCGGTGGACGGGAACCTTGGGCTTGAGGACTTCCTGCAGGTGCCACGCGATGGCTTCGCCCTCGCGGTCCTCATCGGTGGCGAGGAAGAGTTCGTCGGACTCGGCCAGCAGCTCCTTGAGCTTTCTGACCTGGGCCTTCTTGTCGGCGTTGACGACGTAGATCGGCTGGAAGTCGTGCTCGACGTCCACGCCGAGGCGGCGGACCTCGCCGGTGTACTTGTCGGGAACCTCGGCCGCGCCGTTCGGGAGGTCGCGGATGTGCCCGACGCTCGCCTCGACGACGTATCCCGGGCCGAGGTAGCCCTTGATCGTCTTCGCCTTGGCAGGGGACTCGACGATGACGAGTCGGCGGCCGCCCTTTGCGGTCTCGCTAGTCGGGGACAACTTGGCTCTTCTCTCCGGTCGGCACTCGGTCGCTGTACGGCGACGCTGCGGAGTGTGACGGTACAACCCGCCCCCGTGTCAAACGGCACAAGCCCGCAACGGCCACTCGAACGGTAACCCGACAAGTGCCATTTCTGCCGCCCGGATGCCGCGCCGGACCTCTCCCGGTCACCGGGCCGAGTGGCCGAAGGGCCGTCTGGCCCCGCCCCCGCACCCCTCGCGACGTCGGGTTTCACACCCCGACGGGAATCATCGCGGGTGCTCGCCTCAGAACCGCTGGAGGCACCAGACCCCGAGGGCCAGCGACCCCGCGCCGGCCAGCAGCGCCAGCGGTACGGCCACCACGGGGCGCACGCCATCGGCCACCGGCGCGCGGTGCAGGACCCGCGCCCCCGTCCACGCCAGCAGGGCGCCTCCGAACAGCAGGAAGACGGTTGCCGCGAAGATCGCCGGGCCTCGTTCCATACCGTTCCCCTTGCCCGTGAATCACCCGTGAATCACCCGTGAGCCACCGGTGAGCCGCGCGGGAATCCCCCCGGATCCCGCCGTATCCCGGGAGCCTGCCGGCCCCGGGGATACGGCGGACGAACCCCGGGTTACATCCTGGCCACGCGGCCCCACGGGACGGCGTACGGCGCCCCGCGCAGGAGCTTCCCGGGACGGCGTACGAGCCCCCGCGCGGCGGTACGAGCCCCCGCGCGGCCTGCCGACCCGTACGCCGATCAGCCCGCCGTCGGCCCCGGCACCGGCTCCAGGAACCCCTGCTCCACCAGCAGCCGGATCGCCTCCGGCGTCCGGTCCCGCAGCGCCACCGGATCCTCTTCCACCAGCTGGGCGATCGCGTCCAGAATCCGCCCCGCGCTGAGTGACCCGTCACACACCCCGGCGAACCCCGCGCCGACCGTGTCGACCTTGGTCGCCCGCCGCATTCCGCGGTTCTGCCGCAGCACCACGTGCTCCGGGTCCTCCGCTCCGGGCACCCCGACCTGCTCCTGGACGACCTCCTCGGTCAGCTGGAAGTACCCCGCCAGCAGCGCCGCGTCGTCGTGTTCGCGCAGGTAGTCCTGGCGGGCGAAGTGCGCGAGGACCGTCTCGCCGAGCGGCTGCTCGACCGAATGCGGCCATTCCTCGACGACGATGGACGGCTCGGCGGCGTCGCTGCGGCGCAGCGTGATCCAGCCGAAGCCGACGGCCTTGGTCTTGCGGGACTCGAACTCGTCGAGCCAGTCCTCGTAGCGCTCGGCGTACTCCGCCGGGTCCGCGCGGTGGTCGCCGGCGTCGCGCAGCCACAGCTCCGCGTACTGCGTCACGTCCTGCACGTCACGCTGCACGATCCACGCGTCGCAGCCGCGCGGCACCCAGGAGCGGACCCGGTCGCGCCAGTCCTCCCCTTCGACGTGCTGCCAGTTGCCGAGGAACTGGGCGTAGCCACCCGGGTTGAGGTGCGCGCCCGCCTCCTGGACCAGGGTGCGGCACAGGTCGTCGCCGCCCATGCCGCCGTCCCGGTACGTGAGCCGCGGGCCGGGCGAGATCACGAAGGGCGGGTTGGACACGATCAGGTCGTACGTCGCGTCACCGACGGGCTCGAACAAGGATCCGGCCAAGAGTTCCGCCTCCGGCGCCCCGGAGAGCGCCAACGTCAGACGGGTGAATTCCAGGGCCCGGGGGTTGACGTCGGTGGCGGTGACCCGGGTGGCGTGCTGGGCGGCGTGCAGCGCCTGGATCCCTGAGCCGGTACCGAGGTCGAGGGCCGTGGCGACGGGGGTGCGGACGGTGATGCCGGCCAGGGTGGTGGAGGCCCCACCGACCCCGAGGACGACGCCCTCCTCGCGGCTGCCGATCCCGCCGGCCCCGCCGACGGCGCAGCCGAGGTCCGAGACGATGAACCAGTCCTCGCCGTCCGGGCCCCCGTACGGGCGCACGTCCACGGTGGCGTGCACCTCGTCCCCCTCGCGCCGCAGCCAGCCGTCGGCGAGCGCGTCCTCGACGGGCAGGGCGGCCGCGGCGTGGACGTAGGGCACGGGGGCCTGGAGCAGGAACAGCCGGACCAGGCTCGCGAGCGGGCCGTCGCCGTGGCGGCGGGTGGCCCGCAGGGCGGGCACCGTCTCGCTGCGGGCGAGGGCGGCGTAGGCGGGGGCGCCGAGGAGGTCGAGCAGTCCGTCGGCGGTGAAGCCGGCGGCGAGCAGGGCGGCGCGGAGCGCGGCGGCGCGTTCGGGCTGCGGCTGGGGGAGGCTGGTGGTACTCACGCGTCCATTGTGGCCGCCCGTACGGGCAATGCGTACGACCCCGGGACACGCGCCAGGGCGGCCGGGTCCGTTGTGGACCCGGCCGCCCCGGCGTCCGGCGGCTCGACCGGTCGACTGCGTGCCGGTCGACTGCGCCAGTCGGCTACTTGGCCGTGGTGACCTGGCAGCCCTTCTGCGTGTTGAGCACCCTCAGCCCGGTCGAGCTGAGCTTCTGCTTGCTCGCCGTCTCGTTGGCCGCGACCTCGGTGAGTCCGCCGGCGACCTGCTGGAGACCCTCCGCGAACTTCGCCTGGTCCTTGGGGTCCAGGGCGTCGATCTTCGTCTTCAGATCGATGTAGCCCTTGGAGATCTCGTCGTAGCTCTTGACCACGGCGTCCGCGGCGCTCTTGCCGTCCTTGACGGGCGGCTCCCCGGCGGAGGTCAGGGACCCGCCCATGCTCTTGTAGGCGTCGGAGAGCGTCTGGAAGGCGGCCGAGTCGGTCTTCTGGACCTCCTCGGGCTTGCTGCTCTGCGTCGCGACGCGCTTCAGCTCGTCGTTGGTGTCCTTGATCTTGGTGAGCTGGGGCTCCCATTGGTCGCAGACCTTCTTGGCCCAGGCGTCGGCCTTCTTGGCGCCGTCGTCCTCGCCCCCACCGCAGCCGGACAGGACGAGCATCAGTACCGCACCGCCGGACACCGCGGCCGCAAGCTTCTTGTTCACCGGATTGGTCCCTTCGAAGGCTCTCGGCCGGAAGATACACGCCCTCCATCCGGGGACGCACAAAGGCGGACGGACGGCGCGTCAGTCCGCGCCGCCCGTCCGCCGTTCGGGCGCATCATCGAGCCCGTGCCTCGCGTACGGACGCCCGTGGGCCTTACGGCCGGGGCCTCCCGAGGGGTCGGAGCCCCGAGGTCAGGAGACCACGGCCGGATCGGCCGGTTGCGCCACCCGCTCGGCCGCTCCGCCGGTGTTGTCCTCGCCGACGGCGATGCCGCGCCGCTTGGAGATGTAGACCGCGGTGACGATGATCAGGATCGCGACGGTCGCCACGATGGCCCGTACGGTCGCGCTGGTGTCCGCGCCGTAGCTGAACTGCACGACGGCGGGGGCGATCAGCAGCGCCACCAGGTTCATCACCTTGAGCAGCGGGTTGATGGCCGGGCCGGCGGTGTCCTTGAACGGGTCGCCGACCGTGTCGCCGATGACGACCGCGGCGTGGGCCTCGCTGCCCTTGCCGCCGTGGTGCCCGTCCTCGACGAGCTTCTTCGCGTTGTCCCACGCGCCACCGGAGTTGGCGAGGAAGACCGCCATCAGGGTGCCGGTGCCGATGGCGCCCGCGAGGAAGGAGCCGAGCGCTCCGACGCCGAGGCTGAAGCCCACGGCGATCGGGGTGAGGACGGCGAGCAGGCCGGGCGTGGCGAGCTCGCGCAGCGCGTCCTTGGTGCAGATGTCCACGACGCGCCCGTACTCGGGCTTCTCGGTGTAGTCCATGATCCCCGGGTGCTCGCGGAACTGGCGGCGCACCTCGTAGACGACGGCGCCCGCGGAGCGGGAGACGGCGTTGATGGCCAGGCCCGAGAAGAGGAACACGACCGCCGCGCCGAGGACCAGGCCGACGAGGTTGTTGGGCTGGGCGATGTCGAGGCTGAGGTTCATCTCGCCGGCCTTGGCGCCGACTTCCTTCACCGCGCCCGTGATGGCGTCGTTGTACGAGCCGAAGAGCGCCGCTGCGGCGAGGACGGCGGTGGCGATGGCGATGCCCTTGGTGATGGCCTTCGTGGTGTTGCCGACGGCGTCGAGGTCGGTGAGGACCTGCGCGCCGGCGCCCTCGACGTCGCCGGACATCTCGGCGATGCCCTGGGCGTTGTCGGAGACCGGACCGAAGGTGTCCATGGCGACGATGACGCCGACGGTGGTGAGCAGGCCGGTGCCGGCCAGGGCCACCGCGAACAGCGCCAGCATGATCGACGTGCCGCCGAGCAGGAAGGCTCCGTAGACGCCGAGGCCGATGAGCAGCGCCGTGTAGACGGCGGACTCCAGGCCGACGGAGATGCCGGCGAGGACGACGGTGGCCGCGCCGGTCAGGGAGGACTTGCCGATGTCCCGGACGGGACGGCGGTTGGTCTCCGTGAAGTACCCGGTCAGCTGCTGGATCAGGGCCGCGAGCACGATGCCGATGGCGACGGCGACGACGGCCAGGACGCGCGGGTCGCCGGGGTGGTTCGAGATCGCGGCGTCCTCGACGCCGACGAGCTCCTTGTAGGTGGCCGGGAGGTACGCGTAGACGGCGATCGCGACCAGCACCAGCGAGATCACGGCGGAGATGAAGAAGCCGCGGTTGATGGCGGTCATGCCGCTGCGGTCGCTGCGGCGCGGGGAGACCGCGAAGATGCCGATCATGGCGGTGATGACACCGATCGCGGGGACGATCAGCGGGAAGGCCAGGCCGAGGTCGCCGAAGGCGGCCTTGCCCAGGATCAGCGCGGCCACGAGGGTGACGGCGTACGACTCGAAGAGGTCGGCCGCCATCCCCGCGCAGTCGCCGACGTTGTCGCCCACATTGTCGGCGATGGTCGCGGCATTGCGCGGATCGTCCTCCGGAATGCCCTGCTCGACCTTGCCGACCAGGTCGGCGCCCACGTCGGCGGCCTTGGTGAAGATGCCGCCGCCCACGCGCATGAACATCGCGATCAGGGCGGCGCCGAGGCCGAAGCCCTCCAGGACCTTGGGGGCGTCGGCGGCGTAGACCAGGACGACGCAGGAGGCGCCGAGCAGGCCGAGGCCGACGGTGAACATGCCGACGACGCCACCCGTGCGGAAGGCGATCTTCATGGCCTTGTGGGCCACTTCCGTCAGGTCCTTGGCGGGTTCGCCCTCGGCCGGGGTGGCCTCGCGGGCGGCGGCGGCGACGCGGACGTTGGCGCGGACCGCGAGGCGCATGCCGATGTAGCCGGTGGTGGCCGAGAAGAGGGCGCCGACGAGGAAGAAGGCGGAACGTCCCGCCCGTTGCGTCCAGTCGTCGGCG
Coding sequences:
- a CDS encoding class I SAM-dependent methyltransferase; this translates as MSTTSLPQPQPERAAALRAALLAAGFTADGLLDLLGAPAYAALARSETVPALRATRRHGDGPLASLVRLFLLQAPVPYVHAAAALPVEDALADGWLRREGDEVHATVDVRPYGGPDGEDWFIVSDLGCAVGGAGGIGSREEGVVLGVGGASTTLAGITVRTPVATALDLGTGSGIQALHAAQHATRVTATDVNPRALEFTRLTLALSGAPEAELLAGSLFEPVGDATYDLIVSNPPFVISPGPRLTYRDGGMGGDDLCRTLVQEAGAHLNPGGYAQFLGNWQHVEGEDWRDRVRSWVPRGCDAWIVQRDVQDVTQYAELWLRDAGDHRADPAEYAERYEDWLDEFESRKTKAVGFGWITLRRSDAAEPSIVVEEWPHSVEQPLGETVLAHFARQDYLREHDDAALLAGYFQLTEEVVQEQVGVPGAEDPEHVVLRQNRGMRRATKVDTVGAGFAGVCDGSLSAGRILDAIAQLVEEDPVALRDRTPEAIRLLVEQGFLEPVPGPTAG
- a CDS encoding small secreted protein, yielding MNKKLAAAVSGGAVLMLVLSGCGGGEDDGAKKADAWAKKVCDQWEPQLTKIKDTNDELKRVATQSSKPEEVQKTDSAAFQTLSDAYKSMGGSLTSAGEPPVKDGKSAADAVVKSYDEISKGYIDLKTKIDALDPKDQAKFAEGLQQVAGGLTEVAANETASKQKLSSTGLRVLNTQKGCQVTTAK
- a CDS encoding sodium-translocating pyrophosphatase encodes the protein MTGLFTPIAPDRVNDLAAAVLTEDNRLIVFVIAGVALAALVVAQILVRQVLAADEGTDSMKKIAAAVQEGANAYLGRQLRTLGVFAVVVFFLLFLLPADDWTQRAGRSAFFLVGALFSATTGYIGMRLAVRANVRVAAAAREATPAEGEPAKDLTEVAHKAMKIAFRTGGVVGMFTVGLGLLGASCVVLVYAADAPKVLEGFGLGAALIAMFMRVGGGIFTKAADVGADLVGKVEQGIPEDDPRNAATIADNVGDNVGDCAGMAADLFESYAVTLVAALILGKAAFGDLGLAFPLIVPAIGVITAMIGIFAVSPRRSDRSGMTAINRGFFISAVISLVLVAIAVYAYLPATYKELVGVEDAAISNHPGDPRVLAVVAVAIGIVLAALIQQLTGYFTETNRRPVRDIGKSSLTGAATVVLAGISVGLESAVYTALLIGLGVYGAFLLGGTSIMLALFAVALAGTGLLTTVGVIVAMDTFGPVSDNAQGIAEMSGDVEGAGAQVLTDLDAVGNTTKAITKGIAIATAVLAAAALFGSYNDAITGAVKEVGAKAGEMNLSLDIAQPNNLVGLVLGAAVVFLFSGLAINAVSRSAGAVVYEVRRQFREHPGIMDYTEKPEYGRVVDICTKDALRELATPGLLAVLTPIAVGFSLGVGALGSFLAGAIGTGTLMAVFLANSGGAWDNAKKLVEDGHHGGKGSEAHAAVVIGDTVGDPFKDTAGPAINPLLKVMNLVALLIAPAVVQFSYGADTSATVRAIVATVAILIIVTAVYISKRRGIAVGEDNTGGAAERVAQPADPAVVS